A genomic stretch from Desulfotignum balticum DSM 7044 includes:
- a CDS encoding methylenetetrahydrofolate reductase C-terminal domain-containing protein: MIIAEKKPIEEIIREVEAYDRILVLGCNECVTVCEAGGKKEVEVLASVLRMNFMAQDREKTIDERTLERQCDHEYLEEIRDVIDQYDAVISLACGVGVQFAAEKYMTTPVLPGVNTVCLGANEDRGLWTERCQACGSCVLARTGGICPVSRCAKRVLNGPCGGSTNGKCEISKDTDCAWQLIIDRLKALGKMDDYEIVAPVKDWSTDRAGGPRTVTREDVKI, translated from the coding sequence ATGATAATAGCAGAGAAAAAACCCATTGAAGAGATTATCCGGGAAGTTGAGGCCTATGACCGCATTCTGGTGCTGGGATGCAATGAATGCGTCACGGTCTGTGAGGCCGGGGGTAAAAAAGAGGTGGAGGTCCTGGCATCGGTCCTTCGAATGAATTTCATGGCCCAGGATCGGGAAAAAACCATTGATGAGCGAACCCTGGAGCGTCAGTGCGATCATGAATATTTAGAGGAGATCCGGGATGTGATCGACCAGTATGATGCCGTCATATCTCTGGCCTGCGGCGTGGGGGTTCAGTTTGCTGCGGAAAAATATATGACCACACCGGTGTTGCCGGGTGTCAACACGGTCTGCTTAGGCGCCAATGAGGACCGGGGCCTGTGGACGGAACGGTGCCAGGCCTGCGGGTCGTGTGTGCTGGCCCGCACCGGCGGCATCTGCCCGGTGTCCCGGTGTGCCAAACGGGTGCTCAACGGGCCCTGCGGCGGTTCCACCAACGGCAAGTGTGAAATTTCCAAGGACACGGACTGTGCCTGGCAGCTGATCATCGACCGGCTCAAAGCCCTGGGGAAGATGGATGATTACGAAATAGTCGCCCCTGTGAAAGACTGGTCCACTGACCGGGCCGGCGGACCCAGAACCGTAACCAGGGAGGATGTGAAGATATGA
- a CDS encoding hydrogenase iron-sulfur subunit, with product MTKEFEPVILAFCCNYUGYSAADLAGSMRLKIPTNFRIIRVPCTGKVDIIHILRAFEKGADGVYVVGCMEGDCHFNEGNFRARKRVEQAAKVLEKIGVGKDRVRMYNLSSGEGPLFAQYSTEMVNRVKEMGPSPIRLAKQRKTQKADAA from the coding sequence ATGACAAAAGAATTTGAACCGGTCATTCTGGCGTTCTGCTGTAACTACTGAGGGTATTCCGCTGCGGACCTGGCAGGTTCCATGAGGCTGAAAATACCGACAAATTTCAGAATTATCCGGGTCCCCTGTACCGGAAAGGTTGATATCATCCACATTCTGCGTGCCTTTGAAAAAGGGGCCGACGGGGTGTATGTGGTGGGATGCATGGAGGGGGACTGTCATTTCAACGAGGGCAATTTCAGAGCGAGAAAACGGGTGGAACAGGCTGCCAAAGTTCTGGAAAAAATCGGAGTCGGCAAAGACCGGGTGAGGATGTACAACCTGTCTTCCGGTGAAGGCCCTTTGTTTGCCCAGTATTCCACGGAAATGGTCAATCGTGTCAAGGAAATGGGGCCCAGCCCCATTAGACTGGCAAAACAACGCAAGACCCAAAAGGCCGATGCTGCCTGA
- a CDS encoding FAD-dependent oxidoreductase, which yields MTQKVTPSSDLVGSVMVLGGGIAGMQSAIDLANSGYYVYLVEKSYAIGGMMAQLDKTFPTNDCTMUVISPKLVEVGRHLNIELLTNTELLELEGEQGNFTARIRENPRFVDISKCTSCGECTKVCPVDVSSEHNQGLNNRKAIFKQYEQAIPGAYGISKRSVAPCKATCPAHVSIQGFIALMQQGKYAEALKLFKQEHPFPGSCGRVCHHPCESVCTRGDADQPLAIQYLHRFLADLDFEEASPWVPEVGEKREEKIAIIGSGPAGLTAAYYLAQKGYAVTVYEKLPVKGGMMAVGIPEYRLPKAQLEKEIAVIEALGVTIKTGVEFGKDITLDSLKKDGFSAVFMATGLHGSRALGVKGEDLKGILKGTTFLQDAALGKAEKLTGKTIVIGGGNVAVDVALTARRLGADDVTMVCLEKRDEMPAWDYEIEEAIEEKVNIVNSKGPMRFYGNDDGQVTEVAFQECTSVFDENGRFNPQYDDCQLTSYEVDNVIVAIGQMGETGFAKDQGISLTRPGGYEADPVTLQTPVDWVFAGGDAFYGPKSVVDAVASGKTAAESIHRFINGLDLAEGREKSWEYDKPEITDVPNIARMQPEKLPPARREGNFKEVTQALARELIDQEAARCLSCGICSECYQCVEVCLAGAVEHDQVPKVRDVQVGSVIMTTGADTFDPADLDDTYMYKRSQNVMTSLEFERILSAGGPTMGHLVRPSDGKEPEKIAWLQCIGSRDTNRCGNGYCSSVCCMYAIKDAMIAKEHSEKELDTVIFNMDVRTFGKDYEKYYLRALEQDGVRFVKSRIHSVIEEPGTDNLILKYADEQGKIHEEVFDMVILSVGLVIPKHSVDLANRIGVALNPYNFVETSTFNPLETSRPGVYVSGTFQGPKDIASSVTEASGAACAAGRHLAPARHSLTKTVTLPTERDVLGEDPRVGVFVCKCGINIAGVIDVDDVAAYAGNLPNVVYTGENLFTCSQDTQVSIKEIIDEYQLNRVVVASCTPKTHEGIFMDTLEEAGLNKYLFEMANIRNQDSWMHYHEPEKATAKAKDLIRMAVARVSILGPLHDKKISIIDKALVVGGGIAGMTSAKALADQGFHVTLLEKEDTLGGLGRRLHHTIEGDDIQAFVKELADAVETHAHIDVLKQALVVEFGGYKGNFKTEVLVGPDMKQKKIDHGVMIVATGGGEYQPTEYLYNDSDAVVTQLELADRLADNTFGNPDRVIMIQCVGSRNETNPNCSRICCQNAVKNAIAIKEQSPDTDVFILYRDMRTYSMMEAYYTKARNMGVIFSRFSKEDPPRVEKSADGGLTVTFMDHVLGQYIEADADVVALSAGVTATDTKELSHIIKAQRNAEGFFMEAHVKLRPVDGGTEGVFICGTAHGPKLITETVAQAMAAASRAATYLSQEFLTLSAVVAEVDQDRCASCLVCVRSCPYHVPVMDENGVSYIDPALCQGCGVCASECPAKAIKLNWYEDDSLLSKVESLLEEV from the coding sequence ATGACGCAAAAGGTGACACCGAGCAGTGACCTTGTCGGCTCTGTCATGGTTCTGGGTGGCGGGATTGCGGGTATGCAGTCCGCCATTGATCTGGCCAATTCCGGCTATTATGTCTATCTGGTTGAAAAATCCTATGCCATCGGGGGGATGATGGCTCAGTTGGACAAGACGTTTCCAACCAACGACTGTACGATGTGAGTGATTTCACCCAAACTGGTCGAGGTCGGCCGGCATCTGAACATTGAACTATTGACGAATACCGAATTGCTTGAACTGGAAGGAGAACAGGGGAATTTCACGGCCAGAATCAGGGAAAATCCGCGATTTGTAGATATTTCCAAATGCACATCCTGCGGCGAATGTACCAAAGTCTGTCCTGTCGATGTGTCCAGTGAACATAACCAGGGCCTGAACAATCGTAAAGCCATTTTTAAACAATATGAACAAGCCATTCCCGGGGCGTACGGCATTTCCAAGCGGTCGGTGGCTCCGTGTAAAGCGACCTGTCCGGCCCATGTGTCCATTCAGGGATTTATCGCCCTGATGCAGCAGGGTAAATATGCGGAAGCGCTGAAGCTGTTTAAACAGGAACACCCGTTTCCCGGATCCTGCGGCCGGGTCTGTCACCATCCCTGCGAATCCGTGTGTACCAGAGGCGATGCGGATCAGCCCCTGGCCATCCAGTACCTGCACCGGTTTCTGGCGGATCTGGATTTTGAAGAAGCATCACCCTGGGTCCCTGAAGTCGGTGAAAAACGCGAAGAAAAAATCGCCATTATCGGTTCCGGCCCGGCCGGCCTGACGGCGGCGTATTACCTGGCCCAGAAAGGGTATGCCGTCACGGTGTACGAAAAACTGCCGGTAAAAGGCGGTATGATGGCCGTGGGGATTCCGGAATACCGGCTGCCCAAGGCACAACTGGAAAAAGAGATCGCCGTGATCGAAGCCTTAGGGGTGACGATCAAGACCGGCGTGGAATTCGGAAAAGACATCACCCTGGACAGCCTGAAAAAAGACGGTTTTTCAGCCGTTTTCATGGCCACGGGCCTGCATGGGTCCCGGGCTTTGGGCGTGAAGGGCGAAGATCTGAAAGGCATTCTCAAGGGCACGACATTTCTGCAGGATGCCGCATTGGGCAAGGCGGAGAAACTGACCGGAAAAACCATTGTGATCGGCGGCGGCAACGTGGCCGTGGACGTGGCGTTGACGGCCCGGCGCCTGGGAGCGGACGATGTTACCATGGTGTGTCTGGAAAAACGCGATGAAATGCCGGCCTGGGATTACGAGATTGAAGAAGCCATTGAAGAAAAAGTCAATATCGTGAACAGCAAAGGACCGATGCGGTTCTACGGCAATGACGACGGGCAGGTGACGGAAGTCGCTTTTCAGGAATGTACCTCGGTATTTGACGAAAACGGGCGGTTCAATCCTCAGTACGATGACTGTCAACTCACCTCATATGAAGTGGACAATGTGATTGTGGCCATCGGACAGATGGGGGAAACCGGGTTTGCCAAAGATCAGGGCATCTCACTGACCCGGCCCGGCGGGTATGAAGCGGACCCGGTTACGTTGCAGACCCCTGTTGACTGGGTGTTTGCCGGAGGGGATGCATTTTACGGCCCCAAGTCCGTGGTGGATGCCGTGGCTTCGGGTAAGACTGCGGCGGAAAGTATTCACCGGTTCATCAATGGGTTGGACCTGGCCGAAGGCCGGGAAAAATCCTGGGAATATGACAAACCGGAAATCACGGATGTGCCGAATATTGCGAGGATGCAGCCGGAAAAACTGCCGCCGGCCCGGCGGGAAGGCAATTTTAAAGAAGTCACCCAGGCGCTTGCCAGGGAACTCATTGATCAGGAAGCGGCCCGGTGCCTGTCCTGCGGCATCTGTTCCGAATGTTACCAGTGTGTGGAGGTCTGTCTGGCCGGGGCCGTGGAGCACGATCAGGTGCCAAAAGTCAGGGATGTCCAAGTGGGGTCGGTGATCATGACCACGGGCGCGGACACGTTTGATCCCGCAGACTTGGATGACACCTATATGTACAAACGATCCCAAAATGTCATGACCTCTCTGGAATTTGAGCGGATTCTGTCTGCGGGCGGCCCCACCATGGGGCATCTGGTGCGGCCTTCCGACGGCAAAGAACCGGAAAAGATCGCCTGGCTTCAGTGTATCGGTTCCCGGGACACCAACCGGTGCGGCAACGGGTATTGTTCGTCGGTGTGCTGCATGTATGCCATCAAAGATGCCATGATCGCCAAGGAGCATTCGGAAAAAGAGCTGGATACCGTGATATTCAATATGGATGTGCGGACATTCGGCAAAGATTATGAAAAATATTATCTCAGAGCATTGGAACAGGACGGGGTGCGGTTTGTGAAATCCCGGATCCATTCCGTGATCGAAGAGCCGGGAACCGACAACCTGATTCTGAAATACGCGGATGAACAGGGAAAGATCCATGAGGAAGTATTTGACATGGTGATCCTGTCCGTGGGGCTGGTCATCCCCAAACACAGTGTGGATCTGGCAAACCGCATCGGCGTGGCGCTCAATCCGTACAATTTCGTGGAAACGTCGACCTTTAATCCCCTGGAGACCAGCCGGCCGGGTGTGTATGTGTCCGGCACGTTTCAGGGACCCAAAGATATCGCTTCTTCCGTGACCGAAGCCTCAGGCGCGGCCTGTGCCGCCGGCCGGCATCTGGCCCCGGCCCGTCATTCATTGACGAAAACCGTGACATTGCCAACGGAACGGGATGTGCTGGGTGAAGACCCCCGGGTGGGGGTGTTTGTGTGTAAATGCGGGATCAACATTGCCGGAGTCATTGATGTGGATGATGTGGCGGCATATGCGGGGAATCTGCCCAATGTGGTGTATACCGGTGAAAATCTGTTCACCTGTTCCCAGGATACCCAGGTGTCCATCAAAGAGATCATTGACGAATACCAGCTCAACCGGGTGGTGGTGGCCTCGTGTACCCCCAAGACCCATGAGGGGATCTTCATGGACACCCTGGAGGAAGCCGGTTTGAACAAGTACCTGTTTGAAATGGCCAATATCCGGAACCAGGATTCCTGGATGCATTATCATGAACCGGAAAAGGCCACGGCCAAGGCCAAAGACCTGATCCGCATGGCGGTGGCCCGGGTCAGTATCCTGGGACCTTTGCATGACAAAAAGATCTCCATCATTGACAAGGCATTGGTCGTCGGCGGCGGTATCGCCGGGATGACTTCGGCCAAAGCTCTGGCAGACCAGGGGTTCCATGTCACGCTCCTGGAAAAGGAAGACACCCTGGGCGGTTTGGGACGGCGATTGCACCATACCATCGAGGGGGATGATATCCAGGCGTTTGTCAAGGAACTGGCGGATGCCGTGGAAACCCATGCGCATATCGATGTGCTCAAGCAGGCCCTGGTGGTGGAATTCGGCGGGTACAAAGGCAATTTCAAGACCGAAGTGCTGGTGGGGCCGGACATGAAGCAGAAAAAGATCGATCATGGCGTGATGATCGTGGCCACAGGCGGTGGCGAGTATCAGCCCACGGAATATCTGTACAATGACAGCGATGCCGTGGTGACCCAGCTGGAACTGGCGGACCGGCTGGCAGACAACACATTCGGCAATCCGGACCGGGTGATCATGATCCAGTGTGTGGGGTCCCGGAACGAGACCAATCCCAACTGTTCCCGGATCTGCTGCCAGAATGCCGTGAAAAACGCCATTGCCATCAAGGAACAAAGCCCGGACACGGATGTGTTTATTCTGTACCGAGATATGAGAACCTATTCCATGATGGAGGCGTATTACACCAAAGCCCGGAACATGGGCGTGATCTTTTCCCGGTTCAGCAAAGAGGATCCGCCCCGGGTGGAAAAATCGGCCGACGGCGGGCTCACCGTCACGTTCATGGATCATGTGCTGGGACAGTATATTGAGGCGGACGCCGATGTGGTGGCATTGTCCGCCGGGGTGACAGCCACAGATACCAAGGAGCTGTCCCATATTATCAAGGCCCAGCGCAACGCGGAAGGGTTTTTCATGGAAGCTCATGTCAAGCTCCGGCCGGTGGACGGGGGCACGGAAGGGGTGTTCATCTGCGGTACGGCCCACGGGCCCAAGCTGATCACGGAAACCGTGGCCCAGGCCATGGCTGCCGCATCCCGGGCCGCTACCTATCTGTCCCAGGAGTTTCTGACCCTGTCTGCGGTGGTGGCGGAAGTGGATCAGGATCGATGCGCTTCCTGCCTGGTCTGTGTCCGATCCTGTCCCTATCATGTGCCGGTAATGGATGAAAACGGGGTTTCGTACATCGACCCGGCCCTGTGCCAGGGTTGCGGGGTCTGCGCCTCGGAATGCCCGGCCAAGGCCATCAAGCTCAACTGGTACGAAGATGACTCATTGCTCAGCAAGGTGGAATCCCTGCTGGAGGAGGTATGA
- a CDS encoding AmpG family muropeptide MFS transporter — translation MPSQKRWQTAVKAFCHPRVITMLFFGFSAGMPLLLIFSSLSLWLREAGVERSAVTFFSWAALGYSFKFVWAPLVDQMPIPWLTRKLGRRRSWILAAQTGIAAAIVWMACTDPAAGQHPLVFMALAAVMLGFSSATQDIVIDAYRIESASVDLQAMMASAYIGGYRIGMLVAGAGALVLAEWFGSTKGGYRFEAWQATYLIMAGMMAVGMTTALVIDEPASEYNPADAYGAKTYLAGLALFGVAVAAFGLVFYASGIFLEDIRIQLGQWMNNATLGGFMVECVRLGAGILAAVLVGRLGLFFRLVNKKMVTDSYVAPVLDFFSRYRLMLAWLILALIGLYRISDIVLGVISNVFYQDLGFSKSQIASVVKTFGLFMTIAGGFAGGLLSIRFGVIRILFLGALLASATNLLFMVLAFYGHNLFLLYVVIAADNLAAGLASAAFVAFLSSLTSIRFTAVQYAVFSSLMTLVPKLFGGYSGTMVDAMGYPAFFFITFLMGLPVLILVGYCSRHLDVAK, via the coding sequence ATGCCTTCACAAAAAAGATGGCAAACCGCTGTCAAGGCATTTTGTCATCCCCGGGTGATTACCATGCTTTTTTTCGGCTTTTCCGCGGGCATGCCCCTTTTATTGATTTTTTCCTCTTTGTCTTTGTGGCTCAGGGAGGCCGGCGTGGAACGGTCGGCAGTTACCTTTTTTTCCTGGGCCGCATTGGGATATTCATTCAAGTTTGTGTGGGCCCCTCTGGTGGACCAGATGCCCATTCCCTGGCTCACCCGGAAACTGGGCCGCAGACGAAGCTGGATTCTGGCGGCCCAGACGGGAATTGCCGCAGCCATTGTGTGGATGGCATGTACCGATCCGGCCGCCGGGCAGCATCCCCTGGTTTTCATGGCCCTGGCCGCCGTGATGCTGGGGTTTTCTTCGGCGACCCAGGATATCGTCATCGATGCCTATCGCATTGAATCCGCGTCTGTGGATCTTCAGGCCATGATGGCTTCGGCGTATATCGGTGGATACCGCATCGGCATGCTTGTGGCCGGGGCCGGGGCCCTGGTTCTGGCGGAGTGGTTCGGCTCCACCAAAGGCGGGTACCGGTTTGAAGCCTGGCAGGCCACCTATCTCATCATGGCCGGGATGATGGCCGTGGGCATGACCACGGCTCTGGTCATTGATGAACCGGCATCGGAATACAATCCGGCGGACGCATATGGAGCCAAAACCTATCTGGCCGGTCTGGCCTTGTTCGGCGTAGCAGTGGCTGCGTTCGGACTGGTGTTTTATGCATCCGGCATATTTCTTGAGGATATCAGAATTCAGTTGGGACAATGGATGAACAATGCGACCCTGGGCGGGTTCATGGTGGAATGTGTCCGCCTGGGCGCAGGCATTCTGGCGGCGGTTCTGGTGGGCCGGCTGGGGCTGTTCTTCCGTCTGGTCAATAAAAAAATGGTGACTGACAGTTATGTGGCGCCGGTGCTGGATTTTTTCAGCCGGTACCGGCTGATGCTGGCCTGGCTGATACTGGCTTTGATCGGGTTGTATCGAATTTCCGATATCGTGCTGGGTGTGATATCCAATGTGTTTTACCAGGATCTGGGATTTTCAAAATCGCAGATCGCCAGCGTGGTGAAAACCTTCGGCCTTTTCATGACCATTGCCGGGGGATTTGCCGGAGGACTGCTGTCCATTCGATTCGGGGTGATCCGGATCCTGTTTCTGGGGGCTTTGCTGGCGTCGGCCACCAACCTGCTGTTCATGGTGCTGGCTTTTTACGGGCACAACCTGTTTCTTTTGTATGTGGTGATCGCGGCGGACAACCTGGCGGCCGGGCTGGCGTCGGCCGCATTTGTCGCGTTTCTGTCCAGCCTGACCAGCATCCGTTTCACCGCGGTTCAATATGCGGTGTTCAGTTCTTTGATGACCCTGGTTCCCAAACTGTTCGGCGGGTATTCCGGCACCATGGTGGATGCGATGGGATATCCGGCCTTCTTTTTTATCACCTTTCTGATGGGACTGCCGGTTTTGATCCTGGTGGGGTATTGCAGCCGGCATCTGGACGTGGCAAAATAA
- a CDS encoding MBL fold metallo-hydrolase, translated as MIVRCWGSRGSIAVSGRQYVAYGGDTTCLQITAGSGETVIVDAGTGIRRLGNFLLEKNITRYFMLQTHCHWDHLLGFPFFKPLLHRQNQLIIQNRAFGRATLKDVFEQMMSPPFFPIRLSELQADIQFDSGLNDSFNIGSLQIDTIPNSHSAGTLGYRFKENGSTFVFLTDNELGFDHPQSRGTDAYRQFSMNADVLIHDAEYTQDEYRRRKGWGHSSIPHVLDLALKAGVGQLGLTHLNQDRTDMEMDAIVKEGNRFFSSRNSQTRCFGVACDLEIVL; from the coding sequence ATGATTGTTAGGTGCTGGGGTTCCCGGGGATCGATAGCGGTATCAGGCAGGCAGTATGTTGCCTATGGTGGAGATACCACCTGCCTTCAGATCACAGCCGGATCCGGCGAGACCGTGATTGTCGATGCCGGAACCGGAATCCGGCGCTTGGGTAATTTTCTTCTGGAAAAAAATATCACCCGGTATTTTATGCTGCAAACCCATTGCCACTGGGATCATCTGCTGGGGTTTCCGTTTTTTAAACCCTTGCTTCACAGGCAAAATCAGCTGATTATTCAGAACCGGGCCTTTGGCCGGGCCACCTTAAAAGATGTTTTCGAGCAAATGATGTCACCGCCTTTTTTTCCGATCCGGCTGTCAGAGCTGCAAGCGGATATTCAATTTGATTCGGGGCTCAACGATAGTTTCAACATCGGGTCGCTGCAGATCGATACCATTCCCAACAGTCATTCCGCCGGCACGCTTGGATACCGGTTCAAAGAAAACGGCAGTACGTTTGTGTTTTTAACGGACAATGAGCTGGGATTCGATCATCCCCAGAGCCGGGGAACGGATGCGTACCGACAGTTTTCCATGAATGCGGATGTGCTGATTCACGATGCGGAATACACTCAGGATGAGTATCGGCGCCGCAAAGGCTGGGGACATTCTTCCATTCCCCATGTGCTGGATCTGGCATTGAAAGCCGGCGTCGGTCAGCTGGGACTCACGCATCTGAACCAGGATCGCACGGATATGGAAATGGATGCCATTGTCAAAGAGGGCAACCGGTTTTTTTCATCCAGAAACAGTCAAACCCGGTGCTTCGGGGTGGCCTGCGATCTTGAAATTGTCCTTTGA